The Perca fluviatilis chromosome 18, GENO_Pfluv_1.0, whole genome shotgun sequence genomic interval atattttaatttgttataATCATATTGGAGCTCATCTCAAAAGGCACAGTCATGCTGCTAACTTTTCGTATTGCGTTTACTCACTATTGTGTTTTCCACACCATATTCACAAGGTAACAATCATAGAAATACATATGttatacatacaaacaaatgaTGTGTCTTTCTTTTATGCAGTTACCCACAATGGCCTACATCTCACAACTTGATGTGTCCATTAATGAAGCTCAGGAGCAAGAGCTCCAGTCACAAGGCTTCAAGAAAATCTATGTTGATCTAAACAAAGGAGCAGGAGGAAATGACATCTATCTTTGGTACAAAAAAGGGTCAGTACCAATCACCAGGGTTCAGTTTACATTCAACGATGACATGGCTGTTGGACTGATTAATGCAGGGTACACAAAGATCGATAAAGATCTCAATGCTGGAGCAAAAGGTGATTTCATCTACCTTTGGTACTTCAGAGGGTCCGGGGAGTTCCACACTCCCATAGTGGAGATTGATGTCACTACAGATGGAGATAGTGAAGCTGGGAAGTTCAGCACAGGCTGGGAGAAATCAGCCTGTGATCTAAACCGCAACGCTAAAGGGAACTGGATCCACGCCTGggtgaagagagagaaacaaacctACATCTGTGATGTCTCTGCCACTGCTTCCTACTTATCAGACCCTGACTACTATAAGAAAGGTTACATACATGTGGATGAAGATACTAACAGAGGTGCAAAAGGTGTCTATGTCTTCATCTGGTACCGTCAGACCACCGACCCAAAGCGTGCTCTCACTGATCTGAAAATCTCCACCAACGATCTTGAGTATCAGTCTCTTAAGCAGCAAGGTTACACATCAGTGAGTGTTAACCTCAACGAGGGGACCGGAGGTAACCCGGTGTACCTGTGGTACAAGAAAGATGGCATCACCAAGCCCATTAAGGCCATGTCCCTGCTTCTCAACACAGATGCTGTACCAGTGTATGAGAAGGCTGGTGTCTCTGTTATCAAAAGAAATCTCAACACAGGCACTAAGGGCAACACTGAGTACCTGTGTGTCTATCAGTGAACGGCTGAGAAAGCCTTCTTCATGGAAGCAGAGCTGAGAATTCCCAAAACTCACTAAAGTGGAAAGCAGAGTCCACAATATTCTTAAATCATTTTGCTGATAGCCTCTTcgattttattttctctttttcttcaataTAGAAAACCATGTGCTTAATTCTATTCTGGTAATATCAGAAAGTAATAATGGTATATGGGTTCTACTGATGAACTTGATGTCAATCAAATGATTTTAAATGGCTGTTTTTAACCAATGATGTTAAGGGTTGAATATTACTTTAATCTGAACATTTCCTGCTTTTTAATAAAGACAACTCTGCATGTAAGGTGTGTTTGCTTCAGACTCTTCACTGTAGAAATTGTGTATCACTTCATGTGTTTTCATTATCTTATTCCCATCACTGTTACCAGGCTGAAAAATCAGGGCCCATATTTATCAAACTACTACAAATGAAAATTTGCACTGCAGGGGAGGGGTGGTGGGGGGAGAGAAGTACTCAATCTTCTAATTAAGTAAAATAAGTTACACCACAATGTGCAAGTAAAGCTtgtgcatttaaaatgttactgaagtaaaagtacaaaagtactAGCATcaaaatgtagtgaagtacaCATTATACAGAATAGCCCATTTCAGAATATAGTGtataatatttcattataatttGTGATGCAATACATGTATATGTAATATTTACATTGCTTTAATGTTGCAGTTTACTACTTTACACTGTAAACTGCCgagtagcttgtgaatttcactttATGCTTTATTATCTGTATGCTTAGAAAACTCCAATACTATGGGGTAGACTAAACATCACAATTgcttgaaataaaattaaacctGTTTGATGAATATTCTTATATTTCATCTTCAGTTGTTGCCAAATAAGTTTTGTACTGTTGGGCTTCACCTGAAAAAATATAAAGACATGCGCaaacacaaaaatgttgaataattgGAATAGTCAAGATAGAActtcaattattttttaaattatttctcgACCTGCTAACGAACAGCTACAGTACCTACAGATCTGCCTTTACCCGCCAGTAAAATTCCACCGGAGGACTCGCATCAGATGGCTGAAAATTTGCGAGCCCCAAATACCAAGATGGCGACGGCCAAAATGCAAACTCAAAACGGtggtccacaaaccaatgggtcaGGTCAGCGATGCTCCATCCATTATTTGTTCAGTCTACACTCACATCAGTGGAGAGGGGTAGTGGTCAGAGAATGGAAGGAAAAGAGCAGATCAGAGCAACTTAAagcagtttaataaaaaaactattaagTGTATCTGAATCTGTCTACAAAATTTCCACccggcagcacagaagatctatACAAGTTGAGCAGCACTGACATCCTGTAACTGGAAGCTGGCGTGCCCTACACAGTGATAAAGCGTTATTGGTAGCCTCTGACTGAAAACTTGATGCTGTGGTTATGGAGGCGGTCGATGAGACTAGTTTTATAGAAGGCAGCTCCTGGAGTGTACACCCCTCCCCTGTCaaaaacaacagagacacaggaagagagagagatttatttGAAAGAGGTGGTAGGCAGATATAGATAAGAAGATAAGTTATGACAGAGAGGGACAAAGTAAAggaagcaattgaaaaaaaaaactgacctcCTGAGGAGAGAGTGCACTTCATTCAGCAAGGTCACGGCTGCTTGTACCATAGCAGAAACTGTAGCGACATAACCAGGCTCTGTaaaccacaacaaaaacacaaacatggtGATAAGAAGTTGCAGAAATATCTCTAAATGTTCCAAAGCATTGTTAGTAGCACAAAATGCTTTGTCAGTTCCAGCTACTACAGTATTTACGGTATGTGGTATGCAGATATTatataattgaaaaaaaaaaaaattataattatcgattttcaaatattgcacctcaAAGAactaaatattctgtagcctattttgccatcaGTACTGCCGACGTGGTCtttgaagtatactactgcttgagtgcagtaaattTCCACAACTCTCTCCCGATAAGTCGAACAAGGGTGATCCAAAAAATTAAGTTGAAGAACacactattatttcattttatcaatgacAGTTGCGTTGATATaatctaactgtgtgtcaatcactgctcattagagctgtaatcgggccttaaaagtacgtCCCGAAAAGGCCCAAGCCCGACAGAGTttggcccgagcccgacaagtacattttgattgacagctttttaaaagcccgaacccgccgttacacactgcacaaaaggccgtctatcagcagtcattagagtgtcgggagaatagcgcggacaccgCGTTTCACACCGGCGAAGGGCACACGCACTTCACTCGggtggaaaagggagagaaagaaaagagactgcgccgcacgcacagctcctttgtctttcgtaaaaatgagtcatttatacatgttttaacataatttattcatgactaacggaggctataggccacttggaagttggaacaaagaaacaagctaagtcctccagagaccagcctctgtttcacctcctcaggatccatgTTCACGCTTAAATggaaacgcatcagctgaccgctcatttaccatgcAACTCGGGCGCCAAGCCCCGAGCccgcccgagcccggcccgagcccgtgtaaaataacagaaactaGAACAATTACCGAACCGCCCGTCGGGTCCCgcgggttcgggcaaagatcttcagctctactgctcatgcacacgcacattCATTTCCCTTTGTGGGccgaggggcttaggagacagttttgggctttagcggaaagggggtaGGGACTGacaagttgtcgatgttcaagtttttggctaagtcctgggtCTTCACAATCCTACACCGGCACCTTTAACTGTGTTCTTAAAGTGACAGCTCAATCATATAAACTTACACCAACACAGCCATCACTTTACTTTTGAAAAGGTTGGAGAACGAGTATCAGACTACATTTCCCATCATGCAATACAGAAGCTGTAATTGGTCAGACTACCTCAGGCCCACTGGTAATGTTCAGGAAGCTCTACACAGCTGTCATTGTTCCTGAAATCAGACCGAATTGCACAGTTAGAGACCAAGTTCCAGTTTAAATGTATCattattaaaatacaatcacatgCATTTAACTAAACCTGCCACTATTAGCCTTTGGCTTTTTTAAAGATCAGAGCAAAACAGCGTGAGGCTCTCTATCTGTCGATAAATTAATGACAATTTCAACTGATAAAATCTGATTGCTAATTGTAAAACTGTGTGACAGGTGTTTGCCCATGTGATGAGTCAGTAAGtatcagagatggcaaaagtactcacttcccgtacctAAGTAGAAGTaaagatacttgtgttaaaaaatactctggtaaaagtagaagtactgatttaacttctttacttaagtaaaagtaacaaagtacaggctttgaaatgtacttaaagtataaaagtaaaagtagccttgcgaatgacaaccacttttatgcaaagctacctggaccacacgttactagagtgcaagatgagaaacttcagtggacataaaaaccaggctctttatatgccattgtctacattttaaatggatgtctgccaaacatgacatatatgattattgtgacagagactgggactccagcttaataagattctgactgagtagcaagatatgaattcaattgtgattctgtgagaattcacagatccagtttctcttttttaatcgtccccttaacatttaaaggaatctacatgtatgtgtgtgtgctcaaatatagaaagaaaataaaggatacaatatgaattactaaacatagattaattaagaagttccccatacttttagagttacacagcacattggccaggagtcatacttgatgcctcctagcctatctcaaacatctccctcagataaggccagggatgattgggaatgtcttgctgcttatctgcctaatctctgggatctctcttttcttcatttacaatcatgtcgccgtccatgctactagtgctaacgttaccaccatcatgctgcaattatttgccgcaaatgaatgcggccgaatctgtcgagtcgtcttgtagtggtgcgttacatgcaacgtagcctacattatattcccatccaattagattgaattcggtattgatcacgttaaaaataataacggtaactccagcgaaattatttgaaacttgctagtgaggactagattaggaccgtatttaaagctgatgctggtttcaaacttccccccccctccccccccaggtgtgtctgtaaaacacggacagagacaacttctctcttttgatgctttacaagcaacgtgaaacctagctaacaggtgaagaacacaaacaactaaatctctagctaacctactttaactgtgcaggaactatagaccaatacaacaacattaaacattaaatgaactgacaacataagttataggctactacttacagttctcaaggacgcacacacaccatctcaactgattatcctccggacagcagtctctctttcttttttctcacttttttctgtgtggcgcacgcgcccgctcgctcgcggtgtgaggcgcgtgtccgcgctattctccgacattacgacctcttgtacaaaactaaagtaacgagctaatttttaaaatgtaaggagtagaaagtaccgatattcgtgttaaaatgtaaggagtaaaagtaaaaagtcgccacaaaaaaaatagtaaagtaaagtagaaatatccgaaaaatctacttaagtacagtaacgaagtatttgtacttcgttacttcccatctctggtaAGTATATTTGAATGGCAGTGTGTTCCTTGTGAAAACAAGAGATTTTCTTCATGAAAACTGTGCCAAATgcagagaattgtgtgtagtgttttgaaaaaagtatgTTTTAGAACTGCAATGTGAGTGTAAAGCAGGAATTGTGCTTGTAGTTTAGGAGGAATTGGTTCAGGGGGATGGTGCATGAGTTACATGTTGTGGTCATTGTGTCTCAAGtaccagtatgtgtgtgttaacaattgagaaa includes:
- the LOC120546401 gene encoding uncharacterized protein LOC120546401; translated protein: MAYISQLDVSINEAQEQELQSQGFKKIYVDLNKGAGGNDIYLWYKKGSVPITRVQFTFNDDMAVGLINAGYTKIDKDLNAGAKGDFIYLWYFRGSGEFHTPIVEIDVTTDGDSEAGKFSTGWEKSACDLNRNAKGNWIHAWVKREKQTYICDVSATASYLSDPDYYKKGYIHVDEDTNRGAKGVYVFIWYRQTTDPKRALTDLKISTNDLEYQSLKQQGYTSVSVNLNEGTGGNPVYLWYKKDGITKPIKAMSLLLNTDAVPVYEKAGVSVIKRNLNTGTKGNTEYLCVYQ